A section of the Clostridium omnivorum genome encodes:
- a CDS encoding SLC13 family permease, with amino-acid sequence MLTIAVKYKNNILNKFINVCKSDIVFTIAFLAAILSSLVAMPKTSYIDFKVLACLFNLMIVIKAFEKQKLLDKFAVSLINKCSDVHKLSLILVLLCFFCSMLITNDVALITFVPLTIIISNKCSINVGNIIILETLAANIGSSLTPMGNPQNLYIFSKYNLSISQFFSTLVFFTLIGVAWLLILSFRLKNEPIQVSINTIPTENRLKTLIWLVLFIIIILSVFSIINFKIAFILTIFSTFILDKKLILEVDYLLLMTFISFFIFIGNISNISLVNNYMQSCLSSNTSTYVASITLSQFISNVPCSILLSKFTGNWKALLLGVNIGGIGTLIASLASVISYKLYIKDYPNEVKQYLLKFAGYSFVSLVIFASLNYFLIR; translated from the coding sequence ATGCTAACTATTGCTGTAAAATATAAAAATAATATATTAAATAAATTTATAAATGTATGTAAATCAGATATAGTATTTACTATAGCATTTCTAGCTGCAATATTGAGTAGTCTTGTAGCTATGCCCAAAACAAGTTATATAGATTTTAAAGTACTTGCTTGCCTTTTTAATTTGATGATTGTAATTAAGGCCTTTGAAAAGCAAAAGTTATTGGACAAATTTGCTGTGTCATTAATCAATAAATGTTCAGACGTTCATAAATTGTCCTTAATACTTGTATTATTATGCTTTTTTTGTTCCATGTTAATTACCAATGATGTTGCACTGATTACTTTTGTACCTTTGACAATAATTATTAGCAACAAGTGTAGTATAAATGTAGGAAATATAATAATACTTGAAACCTTAGCAGCAAATATAGGAAGTAGCTTAACGCCAATGGGTAATCCACAAAACCTTTATATTTTTTCTAAATATAACCTTTCAATATCACAATTTTTTTCGACCCTTGTATTCTTTACTCTTATTGGAGTAGCTTGGCTTCTTATTTTATCCTTTAGATTGAAAAATGAACCAATTCAGGTAAGTATCAATACTATACCTACTGAGAATAGGTTAAAAACTTTAATATGGTTAGTTTTATTTATAATAATAATACTATCAGTCTTCAGTATTATTAATTTTAAAATAGCTTTTATATTAACTATTTTTAGTACATTTATTTTAGACAAAAAACTTATACTGGAAGTTGATTATCTTCTTCTTATGACGTTTATTAGTTTTTTTATTTTCATAGGGAATATATCAAATATCTCTTTAGTTAATAACTATATGCAGAGCTGTTTAAGCAGTAATACCTCCACATACGTTGCTTCTATTACCCTAAGCCAGTTTATAAGTAATGTTCCTTGCTCGATACTACTGTCAAAATTCACTGGAAACTGGAAGGCGTTACTTTTAGGTGTTAACATAGGGGGTATTGGGACCCTTATTGCATCCTTAGCCAGTGTAATATCATACAAGCTATACATTAAGGATTATCCCAATGAAGTTAAACAATACTTGTTAAAATTTGCTGGATATAGTTTTGTGAGTCTTGTAATATTTGCATCTTTAAATTATTTCCTTATAAGATAA
- a CDS encoding PAS domain-containing sensor histidine kinase encodes MKEVTSLIVPAVTIIICSAIVLTITYTYLYIIDKKSYLRIWAVSWLVYLLAQVITLVTVSGAFRSFVSLISYILFLASMLLLINGSCMFLNKNMPFHVNLIIYITIIWLIVTTMFEKSLVISNYPAGVVLGIGTIWVGIIFLYYGEGQIHLRRILGGTFVLWGIHKLDYPLLRSITWFAPYGYMISALFSMVITIALIFIYFEKVRMELVEAQKILISKEKRLVNIIENQRDIIFELDENGVLTFISPSCKSIFGCSDEELFGRCFLEFFGIEMWAQIKNDKGNGMNFERQWTLKDNSYKYLNVYCKPRFNYHNRFNGIFGSIQDITENKLLVEAKEYDKVKTEFFANISHELKTPLNVILASTQLLDLYNSKENNNNIHEKIEKTSSTIKQNIFRLSRLINNIIDITRVDTGYLELQLANHNIVSVVEEITMSVVDYFENKGISISFDTEIEEKIIALDREKIERVMLNLLSNSVKFTNSGGKIMVKVCDGDDFVAVSVQDTGIGIPIEKQDIIFERFRQVDNSFSRNNEGSGIGLSLVKSLVELHGGSVTVKSIYGKGSEFIITLPVIQMEGDKEDSIIESFCEKKKEIEFSDIST; translated from the coding sequence GTGAAAGAAGTGACATCCTTGATAGTACCAGCTGTAACTATAATAATTTGTAGTGCAATTGTTTTAACTATTACATACACTTACCTATATATAATTGATAAAAAATCATATTTAAGGATTTGGGCAGTAAGTTGGCTTGTTTATTTACTTGCACAAGTTATTACTTTGGTAACAGTAAGTGGGGCATTTAGATCTTTTGTATCTTTAATCAGTTACATATTATTTTTAGCCAGTATGCTACTACTCATTAATGGTTCTTGTATGTTTTTAAATAAAAATATGCCCTTTCATGTTAATTTAATTATTTATATTACAATAATTTGGTTGATTGTGACCACCATGTTTGAAAAATCTTTAGTTATATCTAACTATCCTGCAGGAGTAGTACTTGGTATTGGAACGATTTGGGTAGGAATTATATTTTTGTATTATGGTGAAGGTCAAATACACCTTAGAAGAATTCTGGGGGGTACTTTTGTTCTATGGGGAATTCATAAACTAGATTACCCACTATTAAGGAGTATAACTTGGTTTGCGCCTTATGGATATATGATAAGTGCTTTGTTTTCGATGGTGATTACAATAGCCTTAATCTTTATTTATTTTGAAAAAGTTAGAATGGAACTAGTGGAAGCTCAAAAGATATTAATTTCCAAGGAGAAAAGATTAGTAAATATAATTGAAAACCAAAGGGATATAATATTTGAGCTTGATGAAAATGGCGTTCTTACTTTTATAAGTCCCTCCTGTAAGAGCATATTTGGATGTAGTGATGAAGAGCTTTTTGGAAGATGCTTTTTAGAGTTTTTTGGAATTGAAATGTGGGCACAAATTAAAAACGATAAGGGCAACGGAATGAATTTTGAAAGGCAGTGGACGTTAAAAGATAATTCATATAAATATCTAAATGTCTATTGCAAACCAAGGTTTAATTACCATAATAGGTTTAATGGGATATTCGGCTCCATACAGGATATAACTGAAAATAAGCTTCTTGTTGAGGCAAAGGAATACGATAAGGTTAAAACAGAATTTTTTGCAAATATATCCCATGAGTTAAAAACACCGTTAAATGTAATTCTTGCTTCTACGCAATTACTAGACCTGTATAACTCCAAAGAAAACAATAATAATATCCATGAAAAAATTGAGAAGACCTCATCTACAATTAAGCAGAACATTTTTAGGTTATCGAGACTTATTAATAATATAATAGATATAACAAGAGTTGATACGGGATATCTTGAACTTCAGCTAGCAAATCATAATATTGTAAGTGTAGTGGAAGAAATAACTATGTCTGTGGTGGACTATTTTGAAAATAAAGGAATATCCATTAGTTTTGATACCGAAATTGAGGAAAAAATTATTGCACTGGATCGAGAAAAGATTGAAAGGGTAATGCTTAATTTATTATCAAATAGTGTAAAATTCACTAACAGCGGTGGAAAAATAATGGTGAAGGTATGTGATGGAGATGACTTCGTAGCTGTTTCCGTTCAAGATACGGGAATAGGCATACCTATAGAAAAACAGGATATTATTTTTGAAAGATTTAGACAAGTAGACAACTCTTTTTCACGAAATAATGAAGGAAGCGGCATAGGACTGTCACTAGTTAAGTCGCTTGTAGAGCTTCATGGGGGTAGTGTAACAGTAAAAAGCATATATGGTAAAGGTAGTGAATTTATAATAACACTTCCTGTAATTCAGATGGAAGGCGATAAAGAGGATAGTATAATAGAAAGTTTTTGTGAAAAAAAGAAGGAAATAGAGTTTTCGGATATAAGTACTTAG
- a CDS encoding NlpC/P60 family protein, with product MWYENYKLVKENGGYVVEIYINPNDSEFSDEFFKNLRENVLDLDDEIKEFMKEKFPDIKINSVKLVLGALVIGSIPFLHHTKAQAVENTTTSSQVSYAETSLNTTGVVTATQLNVRTGPSTSYSIMHLLWQGNRVKVIGESQGFYKIMLSDGRIGWVSKTYLNLDISEAQRKINIVVSTAKSLLGTPYVWGGESPSEGGFDCSGFTQYVYKTAGYSLNRISSEQATQGIYVSKTNLQPGDLLFFSLAGDGRISHVGIYIGDGKMIHSPKTGDVVKTTDITTSYWQSHYITARRIIY from the coding sequence ATGTGGTATGAAAATTATAAGCTAGTAAAGGAAAATGGCGGTTATGTTGTAGAAATATATATAAACCCAAATGATTCAGAGTTTTCAGATGAATTCTTTAAAAATCTAAGAGAAAATGTATTGGATTTAGATGATGAAATAAAAGAATTCATGAAGGAAAAGTTTCCCGATATAAAAATAAATTCAGTAAAATTAGTACTTGGGGCGTTAGTTATAGGAAGTATACCATTTTTGCACCATACAAAGGCTCAAGCTGTAGAAAACACTACTACAAGTTCTCAGGTTTCTTATGCGGAAACAAGCCTAAATACTACTGGGGTAGTTACTGCAACTCAGCTAAATGTAAGAACTGGGCCGTCAACAAGCTACTCAATTATGCATTTACTTTGGCAGGGGAACAGGGTGAAGGTAATAGGGGAGTCACAGGGCTTTTATAAAATTATGCTGTCTGATGGAAGAATTGGATGGGTAAGTAAAACTTATTTAAATTTAGATATATCAGAAGCTCAGAGAAAGATAAATATTGTAGTTTCAACAGCAAAATCCCTTCTAGGCACACCTTATGTGTGGGGAGGGGAGTCGCCTAGTGAGGGTGGATTTGATTGTTCTGGATTTACACAATATGTTTATAAAACTGCTGGATACAGCCTTAATAGAATATCTTCAGAGCAAGCAACTCAAGGGATATATGTTTCAAAGACAAATTTACAGCCAGGGGATTTATTATTTTTTTCTTTAGCTGGAGATGGACGTATTTCCCATGTAGGTATATACATAGGAGATGGAAAAATGATACACAGTCCTAAGACAGGTGATGTGGTAAAGACTACGGACATAACAACTTCCTATTGGCAAAGTCACTATATAACAGCGCGAAGAATAATATATTAG
- a CDS encoding GerAB/ArcD/ProY family transporter — translation MNAEKTELLEDIEGISIIVGSIIGINILTMPSLMARYAKQDGWMTTIIGGIYPLIISMLLTYYAKKHPNENILILSKKYLGKILGTICNVFFMFNFIVYFISVAVGLSNVLIVHATTFLTPLKIYIPCILLALYLSSMGIKVLGRINKLALFLMLALGMAEFFILRRGTILNILPVFESGYKNILRGSLQSAYAYGGVEGIFLLYPYLKNKNKIKAISLKATAISVFLYSWIIFLCIYYLGYAVTIKNLWPALLVTESVNLPIINSIRFPFLFLWILIAFKTLANNFFSIIFIISDMFKKNNSAKFYLATSIFLFVLCLMVENETQRRRLMDIFYPISTLISIVYITIIALLISVNDKSKKSKLKKV, via the coding sequence ATGAATGCTGAAAAAACTGAGTTATTAGAAGATATTGAAGGAATATCAATAATTGTGGGGTCTATTATAGGTATAAATATATTGACAATGCCCAGTCTCATGGCAAGATATGCTAAACAAGATGGATGGATGACAACTATAATTGGTGGAATATACCCTTTAATTATTTCTATGCTTTTAACATACTATGCAAAAAAACACCCCAATGAAAATATATTAATTCTTAGTAAAAAATACTTAGGGAAAATACTTGGTACCATATGCAATGTTTTTTTTATGTTTAATTTTATAGTATATTTTATATCTGTGGCTGTAGGATTAAGTAATGTTTTAATAGTTCATGCTACCACATTTTTAACTCCGCTAAAAATATATATACCCTGTATTTTATTAGCTCTATATTTATCTAGTATGGGCATAAAAGTATTGGGAAGGATAAATAAACTTGCATTATTTTTAATGTTAGCATTAGGTATGGCAGAGTTTTTTATTCTAAGAAGGGGAACTATTCTTAATATATTACCTGTATTTGAATCTGGATATAAAAATATATTAAGGGGCAGCCTTCAAAGTGCATATGCGTATGGTGGTGTTGAAGGGATCTTTCTGCTTTATCCCTATTTAAAAAATAAGAATAAAATTAAAGCAATTAGTTTAAAAGCAACAGCTATTTCTGTTTTTCTTTATAGTTGGATTATATTTTTGTGCATTTACTATTTAGGATACGCAGTTACAATCAAAAACCTATGGCCAGCGTTATTAGTTACAGAGAGCGTTAATCTTCCAATAATAAACTCCATAAGATTTCCTTTTTTATTTTTATGGATTCTAATTGCATTTAAGACTTTAGCAAATAACTTTTTTTCAATAATATTCATAATATCTGATATGTTTAAGAAAAATAATAGTGCTAAATTTTATTTAGCAACAAGTATTTTTTTGTTTGTATTATGTCTTATGGTGGAGAATGAGACGCAAAGGAGAAGGCTTATGGACATTTTTTACCCAATAAGTACATTAATAAGCATTGTATATATAACTATAATTGCGCTGCTTATATCTGTAAATGATAAGTCTAAAAAATCAAAACTAAAGAAGGTCTGA
- a CDS encoding 3'-5' exonuclease, whose protein sequence is MHYIVFDLEFNQAEHPSKDNKSDSDIKCPFEIIQIGAIKLDENLNVIGSFNRLVNPQVYRELNKYVKAITNLTIEALNNAKDFSIVYNEFLNFIKGEGCVLCVWGTVDLKELIRNVKYHSLDVSSLPKDYIDIQKYATKYLKCPKGTSIGLQKAIELLEVPLEHNLHDAYNDAYYTAEVFRKIFDKSIKPKKYETYRRKSSNKEKYKVDTESMYFQFEKMLNRTVTEEEKSIIRLAYMMGKTNQFLIESPNKGSKNNS, encoded by the coding sequence ATGCACTATATAGTCTTTGATTTAGAATTTAATCAAGCTGAGCACCCTTCAAAAGATAACAAAAGTGATTCAGATATAAAGTGTCCCTTTGAAATTATTCAAATAGGTGCTATAAAACTAGACGAAAACTTAAACGTAATAGGCTCCTTCAACAGGCTTGTTAATCCTCAAGTATATAGAGAACTCAACAAATATGTAAAAGCTATTACCAATTTAACAATAGAAGCTTTAAATAATGCTAAGGACTTTTCCATAGTTTACAATGAATTTTTAAATTTTATAAAAGGCGAAGGCTGTGTTTTATGTGTATGGGGAACTGTTGATTTAAAAGAGCTTATTAGGAATGTAAAATATCATAGCTTAGATGTGTCTTCACTTCCAAAGGATTATATAGATATTCAAAAATATGCTACTAAGTACTTGAAATGTCCTAAGGGTACTAGCATAGGACTTCAAAAGGCCATAGAGTTATTAGAGGTACCTCTTGAACATAACCTTCATGATGCTTATAACGATGCTTACTATACAGCTGAAGTATTTAGAAAAATTTTTGATAAAAGCATAAAACCTAAAAAATACGAAACCTACAGAAGAAAATCTTCTAATAAAGAAAAATATAAAGTTGATACTGAAAGTATGTATTTTCAGTTTGAAAAAATGCTAAATAGAACAGTTACTGAGGAAGAAAAATCAATAATTAGACTTGCATACATGATGGGAAAGACAAACCAGTTTCTCATTGAATCTCCAAATAAAGGCTCTAAAAATAACTCTTAA
- a CDS encoding nitroreductase family protein → MNQIIETIKDRRSIRRYLPEQVKEEELNTILEAGIYAPSGHNDQPWYFTVIQSKEVIEDLNVKTKQLMEKAKTDWIVKMAQNEKYHVFYNAPTVVIVSGKKNNNKELPYCPMADCSAAAQNILLAAKSIGVASCWVGLTSFIFEEQEEVKKLNIPVEYEPLFAITLGYSAVTKDLKAFERKNNAINYIR, encoded by the coding sequence ATGAATCAAATTATTGAAACTATTAAAGACAGAAGAAGTATTAGAAGATATTTACCTGAACAAGTAAAAGAAGAAGAACTTAATACTATATTAGAGGCTGGTATTTATGCTCCAAGTGGACATAATGATCAACCCTGGTATTTTACTGTAATTCAAAGTAAAGAAGTAATTGAAGATTTAAATGTTAAAACAAAGCAGCTGATGGAAAAAGCTAAAACAGATTGGATAGTAAAAATGGCGCAAAATGAAAAGTATCATGTTTTTTATAATGCTCCAACAGTTGTTATTGTGTCTGGCAAAAAGAATAACAATAAAGAATTACCCTATTGCCCAATGGCTGATTGCAGTGCAGCAGCACAAAATATACTACTTGCAGCTAAAAGTATAGGAGTGGCATCATGCTGGGTAGGATTAACTAGTTTTATATTTGAAGAACAGGAAGAGGTTAAGAAACTAAACATACCTGTAGAATATGAACCATTGTTTGCAATAACTCTTGGTTATTCAGCTGTAACAAAGGATCTAAAAGCTTTTGAGAGAAAAAATAATGCAATAAACTATATTAGATAA
- a CDS encoding HesB-like protein: protein MEKLIISNEAYEEFKDFLQKNNVESNNIRIAMAQGGCGGPTFGVCVGEVIEGDLVEKVNDINFIINENIYNEYGVFTLLSTEENDGLGMTIRPLIEPIGGGCAGCSGCH, encoded by the coding sequence ATGGAAAAACTAATAATTAGTAATGAAGCCTATGAGGAATTTAAAGATTTTCTTCAGAAAAATAATGTAGAAAGTAATAACATTAGAATAGCCATGGCTCAAGGAGGCTGCGGCGGCCCTACTTTTGGAGTATGTGTTGGTGAGGTAATAGAAGGTGACTTGGTAGAAAAGGTTAACGATATAAACTTTATAATTAATGAAAATATATATAATGAATATGGTGTTTTTACCCTATTATCCACTGAAGAAAATGATGGTCTTGGAATGACAATAAGACCTCTTATAGAACCCATAGGTGGTGGATGTGCTGGTTGTTCTGGCTGCCATTAA
- a CDS encoding DNA-3-methyladenine glycosylase I — translation MNRCPWCGNDELYIKYHDEEWGTPSHDEKRHFEFLVLESAQAGLSWITILRKRENYRSAYDGFDPIKIAAYNEDKINKLLQNQGIIRNRRKIEASINNAKMFLKVQQEFGSFDSYIWNFVNGTPIVNSWYNIKDVPATTELSDIISKDLKKRGFKFLGSTIIYSYLQAIGIINDHLIDCFRYIEMR, via the coding sequence ATGAACAGATGTCCTTGGTGTGGAAATGATGAATTATATATAAAGTATCATGATGAAGAATGGGGGACCCCATCCCATGATGAAAAAAGACACTTTGAATTTTTAGTATTGGAATCAGCTCAGGCAGGCTTAAGCTGGATTACTATTCTCAGAAAAAGGGAAAACTATAGAAGTGCCTATGATGGGTTTGATCCTATAAAGATTGCAGCTTATAATGAAGATAAAATAAATAAGCTGCTTCAAAATCAAGGTATTATTAGAAATAGGAGAAAGATTGAAGCTTCAATAAATAATGCAAAAATGTTCTTAAAAGTACAGCAAGAATTTGGAAGCTTTGATAGCTATATTTGGAACTTTGTAAACGGAACCCCAATAGTGAATAGCTGGTATAATATTAAGGATGTTCCTGCCACTACTGAGCTATCAGATATTATCAGCAAAGATTTAAAAAAAAGAGGATTTAAATTTTTAGGTTCCACCATTATTTATTCCTACCTTCAAGCTATTGGAATAATAAACGACCATTTGATAGATTGTTTCAGATACATAGAAATGAGGTAA
- a CDS encoding MFS transporter — protein MNNTENRDIKNRWIILFNVVLMTFMCCLDSSIVNVALPVMSDKLSVTMGSIEWVVTSYLIVISATILIYGRLGDMKGKTNVFKFGIVLFTIGSLLCGVSNSLALLILARVVQAIGAAATMATSQGIITQVFPSNERGRALGLSGAVVALGTMVGPPLGGLIVSVFSWKYIFLINVPIGIFTFIMSTKTFPRAIKNREEKLDLKGAILFSASIIALFGALNEGKEFGYTNIIIILGFLLALILFVIFIIIEKNEKMPLLHLQIFENKLFSISIFCGFISFIAISCSNIIQPFYLQDVMKLSPAATGMFMMAYPIVLSIVAPVSGYLSDKIGSEFLTFIGLCLTSVGLFLMATLNEHSSLVIMCIFIATMSLGNGLFQSPNNSLIMSTVPKSKLGIAGSINALVRNLGMVFGISLSTTMLYNRMSYKIGYHVTNYVQGRDDVFIFAMRNVYISAGVVCIIGALITAARLYSKKSGNVMEKEIIAE, from the coding sequence GTGAATAATACTGAAAATAGAGATATTAAGAATAGATGGATTATATTGTTTAACGTAGTACTTATGACATTTATGTGCTGTTTGGATAGCAGTATTGTAAATGTTGCACTGCCAGTAATGTCTGACAAGCTTTCTGTTACAATGGGTTCCATCGAATGGGTAGTTACAAGCTATTTGATTGTAATTTCTGCTACAATACTTATCTATGGTAGATTAGGGGACATGAAAGGTAAAACTAATGTATTTAAATTTGGAATTGTACTGTTTACTATTGGTTCTCTTTTGTGCGGTGTTTCAAATTCCCTTGCTCTATTAATTTTAGCAAGAGTAGTACAAGCAATTGGTGCAGCAGCTACAATGGCAACTAGTCAAGGAATAATTACACAGGTATTTCCTAGTAATGAGAGGGGAAGGGCACTTGGACTTTCTGGAGCAGTTGTAGCTTTGGGAACAATGGTAGGCCCGCCACTTGGTGGATTAATAGTATCAGTATTTAGTTGGAAATATATATTTCTTATAAATGTGCCTATTGGTATATTTACCTTTATTATGAGTACAAAGACTTTTCCAAGGGCAATTAAAAATAGGGAAGAAAAATTAGATTTAAAGGGAGCCATATTATTTTCCGCTTCAATAATTGCACTCTTTGGAGCACTAAATGAGGGTAAGGAATTCGGCTATACCAATATAATAATCATATTAGGATTTTTACTGGCGTTAATCCTATTTGTTATATTTATAATCATAGAAAAGAATGAGAAAATGCCGCTTTTGCATCTTCAGATATTTGAAAATAAGCTGTTTTCAATAAGCATTTTCTGTGGATTTATATCTTTTATAGCTATTAGCTGCTCTAATATTATCCAACCATTTTATCTTCAAGATGTAATGAAGCTTTCTCCAGCTGCTACAGGAATGTTTATGATGGCTTATCCAATAGTACTTTCTATAGTTGCGCCAGTAAGTGGATATTTATCGGATAAAATCGGATCAGAGTTTTTAACTTTTATTGGACTTTGCCTTACTAGCGTTGGATTGTTTTTAATGGCTACACTTAATGAACATTCTTCACTAGTAATTATGTGTATATTTATTGCAACAATGTCTTTAGGAAATGGATTGTTCCAATCTCCTAATAATTCCTTGATAATGTCTACAGTTCCTAAGAGTAAATTAGGAATCGCTGGCAGTATAAATGCATTAGTTAGAAATTTAGGAATGGTGTTTGGAATATCGTTATCTACAACAATGTTGTATAATAGAATGAGTTATAAGATTGGATATCATGTTACAAACTATGTTCAAGGAAGAGATGATGTGTTTATTTTTGCAATGAGAAATGTATATATATCTGCTGGAGTAGTCTGTATAATTGGAGCTCTTATAACTGCGGCTAGACTTTACAGTAAGAAATCTGGAAATGTAATGGAAAAGGAGATTATTGCTGAATAA
- a CDS encoding MarR family winged helix-turn-helix transcriptional regulator, whose protein sequence is MKKERPSLIKFTNTLYRVTQCYTDEALKKYELSNGTYPFLMRLSYKEGISQNQISRELGVDKAMSARSINKLIELGYVIKEQDENDSRAYKLYLTDKAKAAIPEIKDIIFNWIDIITADFDENEKDEIVRLSEKALKNAIRFKQGKCRKDDGCE, encoded by the coding sequence ATGAAAAAGGAAAGACCATCATTAATAAAGTTTACAAATACATTATATAGAGTAACTCAGTGCTACACAGACGAAGCATTGAAGAAATACGAACTAAGCAATGGTACATACCCATTTTTGATGAGGCTTAGTTATAAAGAAGGGATTAGCCAAAATCAAATAAGTAGAGAACTTGGAGTAGATAAAGCTATGTCTGCTAGGTCAATCAATAAACTTATTGAGCTTGGATATGTAATAAAAGAACAAGATGAAAATGATTCAAGAGCTTATAAGCTTTATTTAACGGATAAAGCAAAAGCAGCTATACCTGAAATTAAAGATATTATTTTTAATTGGATTGACATTATAACAGCTGATTTTGATGAAAATGAGAAGGATGAAATAGTTAGGCTTTCAGAAAAGGCTTTGAAAAATGCAATAAGGTTTAAACAAGGTAAATGCAGAAAGGATGATGGATGTGAATAA
- a CDS encoding TRM11 family SAM-dependent methyltransferase has protein sequence MVRESVPKPTGAFKNVQNPKEKFKPKLYFYTINYPEYEKDLCLLEMKYIFGESPKNKYIFTNHYIDPSRSPFIKHFINVLYTGKSLEEITSKILYYNVSYNNFKVSFIDLGDEDIHFKERRRIESIIGFNINGYADIHNPEIIIGITNINGKWILGELTHNKCKWQLHNKKPYSYCNGLGVRVARALVNIAINNDFDCKLIDPCCGVGNVIIEALSIGAKIRGYEINPLIAENANKNLEYFGYENRIINGDMHKIVEKYDAAIVDLPYGVFSITSLEEQLAIMRTSKKIAKKSLFVTNYDMESELTSLGFKIVDSCIVSKSKFKRHITICI, from the coding sequence ATGGTACGAGAAAGTGTACCTAAACCCACTGGAGCTTTTAAGAATGTGCAAAACCCTAAAGAAAAGTTTAAACCAAAACTTTATTTTTACACTATAAATTATCCAGAATATGAAAAAGATTTATGCCTTCTAGAAATGAAGTATATATTTGGTGAAAGCCCTAAAAACAAATACATTTTTACAAATCATTATATAGATCCTTCTAGAAGCCCTTTTATAAAGCACTTTATTAATGTATTATATACTGGAAAATCATTAGAAGAAATAACATCCAAAATATTATACTACAACGTATCCTACAATAACTTCAAGGTGTCTTTTATAGACCTAGGAGATGAAGATATACATTTTAAAGAAAGAAGAAGAATAGAATCTATCATTGGATTTAATATTAATGGTTACGCTGACATCCATAATCCTGAAATAATTATCGGTATCACAAACATTAACGGTAAATGGATTTTGGGTGAACTTACTCACAATAAATGCAAGTGGCAGCTTCATAATAAGAAGCCTTATTCTTATTGTAATGGTCTTGGCGTAAGAGTTGCCAGAGCCCTAGTTAATATTGCTATTAACAATGATTTTGATTGTAAGCTAATAGACCCTTGCTGCGGTGTAGGAAATGTAATAATAGAAGCATTATCCATAGGAGCTAAAATCAGGGGTTATGAAATAAACCCTCTTATAGCTGAAAACGCTAATAAAAATCTAGAATATTTTGGCTACGAAAATAGAATTATAAATGGAGATATGCATAAAATAGTAGAAAAATACGATGCTGCTATTGTAGACCTACCCTATGGAGTTTTTTCTATTACTTCCTTAGAAGAGCAGTTAGCTATAATGCGTACTTCAAAAAAAATTGCAAAAAAATCACTTTTTGTTACTAATTATGATATGGAAAGTGAGCTTACTTCTCTAGGCTTTAAAATAGTTGATAGCTGTATTGTTTCAAAATCAAAGTTTAAGCGCCATATAACTATATGCATTTAG